The Coffea arabica cultivar ET-39 chromosome 2c, Coffea Arabica ET-39 HiFi, whole genome shotgun sequence genome includes the window TAATGCTGCTGGTACGGCATTGTTCAAAACATCAAATGTTGAGAGCTCACCATGGAGTAGAAAAGTAAAAGTGAGATACCAGAACAAATTTCTGGCCAATCTGATTTGAGAGAGAACTTGTAGAGTCCAGTGAGATCAGCAAACTGCTCAAGCCTGTTTGAGAATTCAAGGGGTAGCTGATATGCATACAACAGAATGATGTTGACGCCTGCATAGAATAAAAGATATCTCCAGCACCTTCACAGTGATCCATGCACCAACAATCAGTAAAAAATTGAATGCAAATTGCAACTATAAAAACTAGTTGCAATCAGAAACTAAAAGACAAAATAGATACTCACCAAAAGAGCCCAAGAAATTTACTTGTCATCGACCACTTGACAAGTCCAATGCAGCTGCAGAGGAAAAATGGCAGAGAAACCCATGATGGGTGGCTAATTCCCAACAGCAGTTGTACTGCAGGCAGGAACAAGTAACATAGGACCTTGAACCTGAAGTGGAAAGCATCTTCCATGCAGCAAAGAAAGCAAGTATCAAGTATCAATGCAAGAAGTTGAAAATGAACAACTTTGCACCAAgaacattatatttggacatGCCAACTGGCTCTAACTTTCAATCTAGCACTAACTTAATTAGCAATTATTTCCATCTTCTTTtaacaaaagagaaaaggatTAATGATTCATTTGATCAGAATTTGTATTTAAGATCTTGCAGATGAAATGATCCTCATAGTTCCATAATAGGATTCATGAAAAAAAGTGCAAATGATTCCAACATATATGATCCTTCAACTAAATATACTGGAATCGTAGTACTCAATTGTTCGTAATATTGCCATAAATTATAAAATCTTATGTTCTTTAACTTTTTTAGTAAACGCTTCCAGCCGTAAAGTGTATGGccagaaagaagaaaaagaaaatgcacTTCCACATGTAAACAATGTACAGAAACACAATAAGAAGTGAGCTCACGGGTGTCTTGCACTGAAAAGGAATACTTGATGTGGATTGTCAACTGACCTTGGCTTTCACTAGACAAACCCAAATCAAGCAAACAGGATTGTCCTAAGGAATCAGGGAAGGTTCTGCTCATATATATTTTGGTTAGAGCAACCACACCCACTATTATGTGAATGAGGAGGGAATAAATCACTGCATGAGGACTCTGGGACTGATCTCTGCAGAAACCATACAACTTTAACATGAGCAACCAAATGACTGAACAAAGACCTATTCCAATTTCCACGAAACATATCAACATATTCATAGGAGTCGAGAAGAAAGAACATCAGTAGGAACCTTACAAAACCAAGTAATTTCGCCCACCAAGCATCTGCTACACCCCAATGATCACCTTCAATAGCCACAGTAAGATGGAAAAGGAAATGCGAGATTATAACTGCTCCAGAAAGCATGATGACATGCCATAAAACTATAACATGCTTCCAGCAatatgaacctagaaaatatcAGGGCATCAGGAGTCATAATGACTGACGGCAAATTAAAAGGATAAGCAGCATGTAAACAAATTTGAGCCACTTTAGTTCTATCCCCTGAAAAGATGGCATTATTCTCATTGAAATGTTAAACGGATGCATAAAACACCAATAGAAGGATCATCAAGGTGTAGACCTGGGACATTTCTCTGAATGGGTAAACAAACTACACTTCACAGTTTATAAAGCAAAAAGGGTCTCCCACTAGCATTTGCATTCACAGGAGAACGAAATTTAACTCACAATTCAGAAAGGAAGGATTAAAGAGGATCATAGAGACAAATATTCAGAGTGTATTAATAATTCCTAAAAGGTCATAATTAAATCATCCTACTGAATGAAGTAATTATCAAACatgtaataaaattattaacaGTTATTGTTTGTGGGAAAGCCCATTTGATTAAAGTAGCATTCAACTAAATGAGAATGTGGAAATTAGTTCATTTCTGTTGAAACACTTGTAACGATTTTTCACCCTTCCATAAGTATGCGGGTAGATATGTTGTAAATTTAAGTTAGGTCTCCCCACTACTATGCTCTTAAATTATTCCGTGCATATAGAATGTAAAAACAATTACTTCTTTAAAGCTTTTTCAAGAAACTGAAATCAGGGAAATAGGATCTGGACCTCATGATTGCATTCTGACCAGGTCAATGAATTCTAAATAATGAATTGCACAGCTTAAGTGAGAATTGTCAAGATCATGCAAGATTGCTTAGTCAAAGTTTAGTTTGCTATTACAGAATACTAGTTCATGAAACCAAGGTTCATTATTTGTAGACTATGTTGAGGCCAAATTTGTGTAAGATAATTCTACTAACCCCGGACTGATCAATGTCCTTACTAGCAAAGAAGATTCGTGAAACATACATGTGAATGACAGCTAGTGAGATATAAAAGACAATTACGATCACAAGAAGTCTGGTGATGTGACACCTCTTCTCAGCCATAAACTAAGGCCTCTCAGAACCTCGAGGACAGTTATAAGAACTATTCAAACCACAGGTGTTTTCAgtctaaaagaaaaagaaaatgaaaatgataattCAAAGAGTCTTTAATATGCATAGGTGTTTTGCTAGTTTGCTGCTGATAAACTTAGGGTTTTCTGGAATTTAGTAGTAATTTGGTCCTTTCATTAATCATGGGAAATTACACGTCGGTATTATAACTCTACTTGGATTTCTGGATCTCTTAGCAACTTCTTATGGTTATAGCTATGTGCTTTAAATAGGATCCTCAAGCTCGCCACCATAGGATTTGTGATATCAGGAAATTTTTTGAAACTCTTCTTCATTTCATCCTCTTTCCACCTTAATCATTGTTTAGGTGCATTACTAACGGTATTGTACATACTGCTGCCAGAGACTGCAATCGTTCATATTTGACATCTAATTTTATGGAGCTTTTCCAGAAACTGATGACAGATAACAGACTTGGTTCACTTTCAGCAATGTGCAATCATAAAagagggaggaaaaaaaagaaaagagaaaaactatATGCAAGGTGTTatgaaattaaacaaaaagtacAAAAAATTGAAAGACCATTTCGCAAGTCAGAACACCAATATAATTAACATAACTTTAGAGTACCTAGCTAGAACAGATTTGCCTAGGAAGAATCTGATTCAATGTAGGAATTCATGAAACATCTGAGTGATTCCTCAACTTCAGCAAGTTAAAAACCAGCACACATGCGTATTTAAACTAAGAGGACCATGAGGACCATAAAAAAATGTTTTAGGTACCTAAAAGTTTATAGAAAGTTGCTTCTCGGCATAGAAACAATACACCAATTACACAAAGAGCAAGCATGTGGTAAAAAAGAACTTACCTTCCACACCAGTTGATAGAATGAGAAGTGAAGTGAACAAATCAGCCAAACCTATTACACTCCAGTTAAGTAGAGAAGCTGCAGGAATCACAAGTGGAAGACATGAACCAGGAAACAATGCAGCTCTTTacagaagaaaataaaaactcaaaaaaGCAAGGTACTGATGTGGTTATTAggcaagttaaaaaaaatatttcacaaCCCCTAATATTTCGACATGCTCCCAGAAACATAACATTGGAAAGAGGTTAATGATACATTCGTTGATGTGGTATAGTATCTGCACAAAGTTTTCTCAAAAACAACTTTGCTGCAGTCTAGTGTCAAAGTCCAAGTTCCCAGTTATTAACCTCTTGTCGTCACAGAAGCATTAAAAAATAACCACTTGCAAAAATAACGAACATTTCATCCTCTCTCATcatattctttctttttgtccATACACAACATGATGTACTACTACCGTGTACCACACCTCCGCATAGAGAACCTTGCACTAAAATCACACCACCTATATTTGGAGTGACCCCACACAGGCTTTGGCACTTTTTCTACACCTGTATTACACTTCCTTCTATACCTGGTGTCGGAGTCACACTCAGGGCTGAAAGACATGCAAGCTACTCAATGTTGGAATTTAGCTTGTTTGAGCTTGGTTCGCCAACTGAACATACTACAAGAACGGCATTTAGTgttcattaaaatttcaagcTCAACTCTTGTTTTTTATCGTGGACTGGAATGATCATGGAATCTCATTGATATCAgaagggacaagtgtccctaCAATACCAGGTGCGAAAGTTAGTGTAACAGCAACATAATCAAAGGATATCCAAAATTCCCACAGCACCTCTGTCAGGCCAAAGGTAGGGTTTCTCCAATGATGACTACCCTCGCAATGCTCATCTTCCATAGGAAAATTTTCACTTCTCCAAGTTTCCGATCAACtaaagttcaaatatcaaaagtacCTTCAAATCCACAACAAATTCAAAAGCTCAACCACAACTTTTAGCTCTCCTTCAACAAGGCCATGGCAAATTTCCCTTTAATATCAAAATCAACATATTTTCTGATAGAACTTGTACTCATAAAGACATCAGTTCTACATGCAAGACTAATTCTTCATAAATTATAAAGTATTAATGAGTCTCATCCACATGTTTTGCTCATATTGTCCTTTCTAACAATACAAAATTATGTTCAAAACTAAAGGTAAAATGCAGCAAACATAATCTTGAACATATGATTATCAAGGCTGAACCCTCCAGTTACCTGCAAAAAGCAGCAAAGGTATAACAATCCCAGCAATGGAACTTCCCATTGTTAAGCTATCTTTAACTAATGGCTTCACCAAGACTGCATTTTTACATTCCACAGACACCTTTTGatcattttcaaaaaaaaaaaaaaagatcttttTTACAGAATTCACCAAGAAAAGGATGTTTCTATGAATACATTCCCTCCATTTTGTCTCGAATCATAGAAAACGTTAATTATTCAACCTTTTAGTTGAAAAATCATGGTCAAAACAAAAATCCCATGATCGGAAATTGTGGAAAAATGAAGATCAACAAATAAAGAATAATTATAATAATCGGGCACTTTGCTCTTAATCCCTTCCAGTTATTCCAGTTCAGgagaagaaaatcaagaaatttgaGGAGATTAATTGAAGGGGTGATTTGGAATGAATGAAAATGGCATTCTTGATTTCAGATTGGCGCAGCCGTAAAGACACGTTTACGGATCAAAGAGCCAAAGAAGCTCTTTTTTTCCCGTGTGGAAAGTGGAAACGTTAAACGAACCAAAGGGACCTTTGGGAGGATTTGAATTGGTGGACCCCATCTGATTTCGtcaaatcctaaaaaaaaaaatatattagaTGTTAGGTTGATAAAATCCCTCCAAAatgattttgttatttgaaatatttttttaaaataaaattacaagaAACCCAAAATTGTGGGAGTTCACAAGCTATTTACAATTCAAACTAACTCACAAATAGTCAAAATTACAACTCAATAGAAATACAGTGGAATCTCAAttttaatcactaaaccaaATCTTAATAGTTTTTTGATTCGAGGTTCTGTTTGAATTAACtgtttttaaagatatttttgaaatattttattatagttgcgtgtatgaaaaatttttactataaatattttttattgtatttttagaggaattttttaaaaatatacatatatatatattcgtgTACCttttaaagttaaaaaaaattaaaatacttttaaaaattAACACTACCACTCTAGTAATGTTAGCGGTGATGGGTGAGGGTGGAAAATGTTGtagaatttaaattttttttaattcttttatatatatgtgaatcatttttgatatattatatggataaaatatttttatttgtgtattattataatattatatttaaaaattaatttttaaaccattaatatttcGAAAAAAAATACAAGTATATAATCATGGAATGAAAACGTTATGCCTTTTGTTTGGAGGAGAGACATGGCCAGGCAGGCTCCCTTCCTTTTTAGTCACGCTGTATTGGGCAGAATCAGTTATGTTTTTATGTATTCTTAGAGTGGTTTTCTTCTACTGAGTTTATTGCCCACTTTGATTTTGACCGAGTGGGACAATTCCGTGCACAACatacaaaatttttcttttctagaaaatttgaacaagttatttcaACCTTTATTGATTTCCGATTCTTTGGGTCAAAGTTCGAAGATTTAAACGTTAGATATGCACTGCACAAGCACCCCAAGTTGCAATTGTTACCACAAATGTTCTTGAACAATTTAACATCATTTGAACAAGATGCAATTCATGACAAATAGTAGTAGTATAATTTgtgatataaataaatattattatatTCAATTACTGTTCATGTAGGCTTAACTCTTATTATATCAAAATGGCGTAGTGTTGTTTGGATTTTatcttttaatttgtttattattAATATAAACAGTTCAGATCGATTGTCGTTGATAAGTGTTTGCGCTTTTGTGTAAATTAAATTCTGTACATATATATCTCCATGATAAGCTTTAAAATTCTAgataaattactttataaaaaaatatcatccattttcaagaaaaattccAAAAAGCAAATACCCTAACACCTTGTCAATCCCAATTACACCAAAGAATTATGTTTGaatcttacaaaaaaaaaaaaaaaaaaaagaaatctatGTTTGGACACATCTAAGCCCAAATCAAATATTGAATTGCTTTCGAACAATATATATACACGTTCCTCCTCTTTTCCAACTTCTCTTTATTTCTTCACTTCATTTCAAAAACCTTCCCTTAGGGACAGAATTACCATGGATCTCCCTCTCttgaatttcatttattttgtttttctaatagaatttctcttcatttttcagTACGAGTTTTCTGTTTCTCATAAGAATTGCTAGTACGAACTTTTTACTATTCTTCTAAGGATTCCtatggaaattttgtatttttccttattttattgtaagatctaaatttatttcaaatttggTTGTAAGATCTGAaatatttttttagattttgaATCTATTTCGACAGGTCTCAACATTATTATTGGAGTTTAAAACCGTTGATTAGCAATTTCGGTGATTTCTACATGCACATGCACAGAAGGGAGTTATAATGATTTATCTATTAGAAGACAATTGTGAAATTTCCTGTATTTTTCATATATgctgatgatttttcaaatctaTTATATGTGTTAAATTATAGATCTGTAATTTCTAATACATGTATAACCTATCATTATTACAACAATAATTTGTCAATCAAATTGTGCAAGATGGTTTCCGCAAtttgcttttaaaaaaaaaaaaaaaaaaaaaaaagcagatgAAGTTGGGGCACAACCGTCACAATAGCAACGGTTTTGAACTATTAACGGTCTTGATTGGCCAAAAAAGTTTCGTACAGCTTCAATTTGTACATCAACTTTAACAATAATATCCATGAAACCCCCAAAAAGTTATTGTAGCATTAAGTTAACAGCCTCCCGTCCCCTTTCATGGAGTCAGTCAGAGCCAGTCATGGATCGCCATCTCCGCCATTGAAAGTAAATTCTTGGTCAAACTGAAAACCCCCTTTAAATCCTGCTGTAATTACACTTCTTCAAGTTTCATCCTGTCTTCCCACTGACCATTTTGATTCCTTTCACAAATCAAAACTCCTCCCTTGGTCCAGTTTGCCCCCATCAAACACTCccaaaataaccaaataaaaaagccacataaaaaaaaaacccacaaaAATCCCTTTCAAATCCCACCAAATCCCCCTCACCTCCATACTTGTTATATAAACCCCATGTGGTATTAGTTCTTCTGCCACCTAGATCTTTtctatctttttcattttttttggttcattttTTTTACTGCCCAAAATGATAAACAGGAATTCTACTGGTAACCATGTCCATCAGCATCAGCAGCAGCAATCTCATTCTCATTCTCACCATAGAAATCTACCCAAGAGAATAATCTTGGTCCGGCATGGCGAAAGCCAAGGGAACAAAGATGACTCGGCATACGTTGTCACCCCGGATTACAAAATCCCATTAACTTCTACTGGCATTTCCCAAGCTCGGCAAGCCGGATTAGGCATCAGACAGGTGGTTTCCGATCAGGGTTCTTCTCAGAATTGGAGAATTTACTTCTATGTCTCTCCTTATGAGCGCACGCGCTCCACGCTCCGGGAGATCGGCCGGGCATTTTCCAGGCGTCGACTGATCGGTGTCCGGGAAGAGTGCAGGATTAGGGAACAAGATTTTGGGAATTTTCAGGTGGCGGAGAGGATGAAGATTATTAAACAGACCAGAGAGAAGTTTGGAAGGTTCTTTTATCGGTTTCCTGAAGGCGAATCGGCGGCCGATGTCTATGACAGGGTTTCCAGTAAGTGGaatttaaacccaaaaaaaaaaaaaaagtctttgttttttattttttgtaacgggttgtttttatttttatttggaagTGTTTAAACTATTGATTTTtagaatttcttgaattatttggaTTGCTGTTGTTTTAGATGTTTGCTGAGATATCAacttttttggcctttttctttgtttggatTCTACTATTTACAGGATATAGGACATAGTACTAAGATTATCGGTTGTCTGACCAGGTTAGCTAGAGTAGGTGTTTGGGTTAAAAAAAGAACTTGAATCATTAAGTTGTacacataaaataaaataatgtgtGGGATGACAATGCATGCGAGCGTGTGCTGGTTGGGAAAatcaataatattttatttggtTGAGTATGATTTAGAATTGTAGCAATATAACATTGGGACACTGGAATAGCGTTTGAAAAAGACACTAGAATTTTCAGCAGCAACCGAGCATTCACTTTTAAACTGGCTACTAGAAGTGTCAAAGTTTCAAATTTAGGTTATTGAGGAATTGGATATAATTTCTTGACCAAAAGGTTTAGGAAATTAGACAATGGAATGCATTCCCAGACATATATTTGGTGGTGCAAATTAAGTAACTGGAATGCACTCTCAGACGTATATGTAGTGGTCTGGATCAAGTCAATGTAGGAGATAATAGGCGTTGTTTAGATTCATTTGGTTGAATTCAGTTGATCATTTCATAAACACTTATTAAGGTACCTAAAAAGACAAGGCTTGGATGATTGTTGCCTGAACTGTGGTTGAGCGATGAATCAGTGTCACACTTTGCAAAGTGAAACCTCCAACTAGAAATGTTTTAAACCCCCAACTAGAAATGTTGTAAATTTGAACTAATAGTAGCCCATCAATTAAGTCCTCTAGGTTATAGATGCTAATTGTTTAGACTTCCTTCTGTTTCTCAGCCCTTTTTGAGGATCTCAGCATCACTTTATTAAATTAGCTGTTTATTGACTAGATGTAAGCGCTCTGATTGACATAATTGGAAACTTAATTTAAAAGAATGGGCAATAAAGCACTTCCTCGTGAATCTTAGCATAGCTGATGAACTCAGGAAATTGGAGAATTCACCAAATGGTGGGCAAAAAAACAATTGTGATGACAAGTTAGATGCTGATCAATAGCTGTAATACGAAACAAGTATCAAAGCGTAGCATATGAATGCATGATCAGTACTTGCAGCCACTACTGTCACATTTTGGAGTTTTGTTCTAAGTCCTGTATGTGAAAAGCTCTTTGTATCTGCAGCCTTTTCCAACCCAGATGCATTTTCTTTAGAACACAAGCTTACATTCAAttctgcactttttttttttatgtgagGATAATTTCTACTAACCTGTCTAGATTGCAAAAGTATCTTTGCTGACACCTTAACTGGTAATTGTCTCTCTTTTCTTGATCATCCTTAAGCTTCACCTGCTAAACTGATTCTTGTTTAGCTTTTATGAGTATATTCTCTGTGTCAACTCTTATGTATGGCTGTTGGTCAGTGGAGATGTGTGATTTATAACGTTATATATCCAATTGGCTCTCCTGGTCCTTTCTGTTCTGTTATTTCTTATTCAGATGTGTGCCTCAATTATTTATGGATATAATTACATTCATTTGGttctaaaaataacaaaagtgaCTGGATCAAAAGAGATAAGATTGTCGATTTGTCCATTGTGGTTTGCAATACATATTAGACAGTCAGAGATACATCTCTGTGTCAACTCTTATGTATGGCTGTTGGTCAGTGGAGATGTGTGATTTATAACGTTATATATCCAATTGGCTCTCCTGGTCCTTTCTGTTCTGTTATTTCTTATTCAGATGTGTGCCTCAATTATTTATGGATATAATTACATTCATTTGGttctaaaaataacaaaagtgaCTGGATCAAAAGAGATAAGATTGTCGATTTGTCCATTGTGGTTTGCAATACATATTAGACAGTCAGAGATacatctcaaaaaaaaaacttgttgcTTCATTTTGGATACAAACTTGTTGCTTCTCAAATTCCAGCTTATCCTAATTCTTTTATTAAGTCAAACCTATCATATCTTTATATCAGTTCTCTGCATTGGATGGTTGTCCATTCATACTCACATTTTTTTGAGTTTATTCCTCATTACATGATTATTCTTTATAActcaaattaaaagaaaagctaTCTATTTTATTTGGGTGTTTTCTTTGTGACATTTTCTTAGGAATGATCAGAAGTTCATATTAGCCTTTCTCTTTGGCAGTTTTGGCGGTTAAACttgggtaatttttttttttttttttttttttaaatttcatatgTTCAAGTATCTCCTACTTCTGTGGCAAGCTTGAACTGTTGTGTTCTCATGTAATTTGTAGGATTGCATTTGCTTCTTCTGTGGACATAAAACCAATGCAACCAAAATCTGATTTTCCCTGTAGATTAAATGAGTAAAGGCTGAAAGGGACTATGAGTTGAGATTGTATCTCGAGAGTTATTTATTACATTTGAGCCAACATTGCATTCTTGTTACTCCTACACATAACTTGTATTATCTAGAGATCTTTGCATTTCTTTTCTCACTATGATTTGCAACCATTATGTGTAGAATTGCTTCAGGCAGCCTAAGGACATCTGTGTTTGGGTTGGGCATTATTTGGAAAAGAACATTTGCTTGAATCACAAACACATTTTCTAATCATCTTTTTACCTTCTCaactatctttttatctcacatttatcacatcataaaaaatgctacagtaattatttcataaACCCAACTTGGTGGCAAGCTTACATAATCACCTTTCCTGGCGTGAGCTCTTCATCGTAAGCTGATGGATGAAGAGCTGGATGTATTGTTTTACTTGGTGACCGCTTAGAGGGCATAATTTACTTGCCTAACACAAAATTGTAGTTTTCAAATTTGGATATTTACTGAATCTAGATAAAGATGAAGTCTTTGTGAAAAGTTGTGTGTTAATACTAGTTGCTAACAAATATTGAGTGCATATTTTTACTAATAAGTGGCTGATTAACTTACAGGTTTCCTTGAATCTTTATGGAGGGATATAGACATGAACAGACTTCAACAAAACGCAGCTGATGACCTAAATCTCGTAATTGTATCTCATGGACTAGCTATTCGCGTCTTTCTCATGAAGTGGTTCAAGTGGACTGTCGAACAATTTGAGTATCTAAACAATCTTGGCAACTGCGAGTTTCGAGTTATGCAATTAGGCATTGGTGGAGAATATAGCTTGGCGGTCAATCATAGTGATGAAGAGATGCAAGCATGGGGGTTATCCTCAGATATGATAGCAGACCAGAGGTGGCGAGCTCGTGCCAAGAAGGGTGATTGGAATGAAAAGTGTCCTTGGTACCTTGATGCTTTCTTTGATAGCCTAGCTGAGACAGATGAAAGttctgaagaagatgatgaaagCAAAGAGTTCTTGGACTGCGTGTGAAAGGGGTGTATATTTTCCAGTTCTCCTTTGGTTCAGTTGTATAGGCTATTTGTCACTTCTTTACTGTACTTGTAGGTGTCACACAACAATTCCCCCTGTATCTATTTCGCCCCACATTCCCTTGTTAGGAGCTAAATATTTTCATGTCATAAAGTGAAAACATCTCTTAGTTTAACAGTGTGGAAATGACCTATTATACATTACATTGATGCCTCCATGGACTTGAATCACAATAAACTAGTTGTTCCCTTTAAACCCTTTCTTGATTTAGCAAATAGGTTGTGGGTAACCAAGTAGGCCTATGTACTAAGTTGGAACAATGGTAGCAAATTCCTTGCATTGGATGTTATGTGAAAGATGTTTCAAGGTGGCTTTTTGTTTGCTCTGTCATTATTCAGATTGAGTTGAAAGCAATTTATGGGATTTAACATTTACTATAGGGCACCCCCATTGAAATCATACATTTTTGGACTCTTTGATCATCCAAGCCCCCCAAAAGATAGGGCTCCGTTATCTCCCATTTTTGTTTGGAGTAAACCATACTAATTCACAACTTGGGCAACTAGCTTGCTGTTTTGCCTGGTTTTGATCAACTGCAGCACATTGTTTGTAAAAGCCCTCGGTCAAATGCTGCATCAAAAAGAGAGTATTGGAATAGTTTTCTGCAACCGAGTCTAATACCAGTTTCATAGCCATCCATGTGGAAGCAATTAATTATTAATTGTTCAACATATGTTCTTCTCTTCTTCCAATTTTCTATACTCATTTCCATCAGAATGGTTTTGTGCAATCCAGTCTTCATAGCTACACGAATACTAGCTCTATTTTGTAGCCATACATGA containing:
- the LOC140035404 gene encoding phosphoglycerate mutase-like protein AT74H, producing the protein MINRNSTGNHVHQHQQQQSHSHSHHRNLPKRIILVRHGESQGNKDDSAYVVTPDYKIPLTSTGISQARQAGLGIRQVVSDQGSSQNWRIYFYVSPYERTRSTLREIGRAFSRRRLIGVREECRIREQDFGNFQVAERMKIIKQTREKFGRFFYRFPEGESAADVYDRVSSFLESLWRDIDMNRLQQNAADDLNLVIVSHGLAIRVFLMKWFKWTVEQFEYLNNLGNCEFRVMQLGIGGEYSLAVNHSDEEMQAWGLSSDMIADQRWRARAKKGDWNEKCPWYLDAFFDSLAETDESSEEDDESKEFLDCV